A stretch of DNA from Catenulispora acidiphila DSM 44928:
CCATGAATCCGCTGCCGCGGTCCTGGTTCTGCATCCCGAGGTAGCCCACGGCGATCCCGGCGGCGGCGAGCAGCAGCCCGATGCCGACGCGGACGCGGCCCGCCTTGCGGGTCACCCGGGTCTCGCCGAGCTGCGCGGACAGCGCCTGCACCGGGGCGACGCGGGTGGCGGCGCGCGCCGGCAGGATCGCCGACCCCACGGTCAGCACCAGGCCCAGACCGACCGAGTACAGCGCCGCGCTCGCCTTGATCACCAGGTGGTCGGTCGGCATGTTCAGCCCGGCGGCGTTGAGCAGCGCGCCCAGGCCCTGAGACAGCCCGATCCCGGTGAAGAAGCCCGCGACGGACGCCAGCGTCCCGAAGACGAACGCTTCGATGAGCGTGCTGCCGAACACCTGGCGCCGCGTCGCCCCGACGCAGCGCAGCAGCGCCAGTTCGCGGGCCCGCTGCGCCACCAGGATCTGGAAGGTGTTCTGGATGACCAGCGCCGAGACCAGCGCGGCGATGATGGCGAAGACCAGCAGGAAGGTGCCGAAGCCGCCGATGTAGCCGATCGCCTTGTTGGACAGCTCGGTGGTCATCTGCGCGCCGGTGTAGAACGTGTCGCCGCTGCCGTCGAGAGCCGGCAGGTCCTTGAGGTCGGTGACGAGCTTGTCCTGGCTCACCCCGGCCTTGGCGCGCACCGCGATCTGGTCGTAGCCGGCGCTGCCGGTGACCCGCAGCGCGGTCACGGTGTCGAAGCCGACGACCGTCTGGCCGGCGTAGGTCTTGTCGGTGCTGGTGTCGAAGACGCCGACCAGACGGAAGGTCTCGCGCCGGTCGCCATGGTCGACGACCGTCACCTGGTCGCCGAGGGCGAAGTGCCGGTCCTCGGCGGTGGACTTGTCCATCGCGACCTCGCCGGCGGCGTGCGGGGCGCGGCCGGAGGCGAAGTCGAAGTAGCCGAGCTTGGCGTCGGTGGGGAAGGAGACCCCGACGCCGGTGGCGCCGTTCTCCTTGACGAGCTTGCCGGTCTTGTCCAGGATCGGCGCCGGACCGAGGACGCGGCCCTCGGCCGAGGCGACGTCCGGCAGGTTCCGGACGGCGTCCAGAGCGGCGGGGTTCACCGTCTTCTTGTCCTGCTGGTTCTCGATGCTCGACACCTGCAGCCCGCCTGCCGGGGTGACGGCGGCGTCCACGTTCTTGGCCTGCCGGGCGAAGCTGTCGTAGAAGGACTGCTTGATGGAGTCGGTGAAGATCAGCGTGCCGGCGACGAAGCCGACGCCGAGCAGCACGGTGATCGAGGACAGGAGCATGCGGGCTTTGTGGGCCCGCAGGTTCGCCAGCGCTGTCTTGAACATCTGTGTCTCACTCCCCGGCCGCGACGCGGTCCGGACGGATCATGCGCAGCTGCGCGGTCACCGAGTCCGGAGTCGGAGACAGGACGTCGCCGCGCATGACGCCGTCGGCGAGGAACACCGCGCGGTCTGCAGCGCAAGCGGCGGTCGTGTCGTGGGTGACCATCACCACGGTCTGGCCCAACTCGCGCACGCTCATCCGCAGGAACGCCAGCACCTCGGCGCCCGAGCGGGAGTCCAGGTTGCCGGTCGGCTCGTCGGCGAAGACCACCTCCGGGCGGCTCATCAGCGCCCGGGCGCACGCCACGCGCTGCTGCTGCCCGCCGGAGAGCTCGCCGGGGCGGTGCTTGAGCCGCGCGCCGAGGTCCAGGACCCCGATCACCTGGTCCCACCACTGCTTCGGCGGCTTGAGGCCGGCCAGGTCCAGCGGCAGCAGGATGTTCTGCTCGGCGGTCAGCGTGGGCAGCAGGTTGAACGACTGGAAGATGAAGCCGATCCGGCGGCGGCGCAGCAGGGTCAGGGCCTTGTCGTTCAGCTTGGTCAGCTCCACCCCGCCGATCTGCACCGAGCCGGCGGTGGCGGTGTCCAGGCCGGCCAGGCAGTGCATCAGCGTGGACTTGCCGGACCCGGACGGGCCCATGATCGCGGTGAACTCCCCCTGGCCGAAGCCGACGGTGACGCCGTCGAGCGCGCGGACGGCGGTCGCGCCGGAGCCGTAGGTCTTGACGAGGTCGCGGGCGAGGACCGCGTAGCCGCTGGGGGCGGGCTCTCGGGTGGTGGCGGACATGGAAACCCCTCCGGAAAACGTGGTGTGGGTGCTGCTGGCTGTGAGGCCGGGTGTCGGCGGCCCGTGCGGATCGGGCCCAAGAAAAAGGTAAGAACCCAGGGGGGTCCGGGTCGTCGCCCGGCGGGCTTGTCCGGG
This window harbors:
- a CDS encoding ABC transporter permease translates to MFKTALANLRAHKARMLLSSITVLLGVGFVAGTLIFTDSIKQSFYDSFARQAKNVDAAVTPAGGLQVSSIENQQDKKTVNPAALDAVRNLPDVASAEGRVLGPAPILDKTGKLVKENGATGVGVSFPTDAKLGYFDFASGRAPHAAGEVAMDKSTAEDRHFALGDQVTVVDHGDRRETFRLVGVFDTSTDKTYAGQTVVGFDTVTALRVTGSAGYDQIAVRAKAGVSQDKLVTDLKDLPALDGSGDTFYTGAQMTTELSNKAIGYIGGFGTFLLVFAIIAALVSALVIQNTFQILVAQRARELALLRCVGATRRQVFGSTLIEAFVFGTLASVAGFFTGIGLSQGLGALLNAAGLNMPTDHLVIKASAALYSVGLGLVLTVGSAILPARAATRVAPVQALSAQLGETRVTRKAGRVRVGIGLLLAAAGIAVGYLGMQNQDRGSGFMVLTVGAMVTFVGVLALGPVIASPVIRVLGWLPGKVFGPTARLATANAGRNPRRVAATTAALTIGITLVTMFTVVTASIKASATDSIRQHFPFDYQVVAAPDRAIPAGTVAELKALPELGAVAAEYDGKLTLNGQSEQAGAMDAAGYHTLINPIMKQGSISDVVPGAVALLDSQLKSLHTAVGQTVTATAADGRTVTLKVVASYEDSGIGMPEVAVSVPDFQRLLPSKGPDTVAMLARSGASLTASRAAIEAAVGDDPLLTVNSVADYKNQLNSSLDQILALFTAMLGLAILIALIGIANTLSLSVLERTRESALLRALGLTKQQLRRMLMVEAMLMAVLGVSLGIVMGGGFGWALVHLVAKATGSASLAIPYTQLLIYVVAGALAGVLAAVVPARRAARQTVATAITEA
- a CDS encoding ABC transporter ATP-binding protein; this encodes MSATTREPAPSGYAVLARDLVKTYGSGATAVRALDGVTVGFGQGEFTAIMGPSGSGKSTLMHCLAGLDTATAGSVQIGGVELTKLNDKALTLLRRRRIGFIFQSFNLLPTLTAEQNILLPLDLAGLKPPKQWWDQVIGVLDLGARLKHRPGELSGGQQQRVACARALMSRPEVVFADEPTGNLDSRSGAEVLAFLRMSVRELGQTVVMVTHDTTAACAADRAVFLADGVMRGDVLSPTPDSVTAQLRMIRPDRVAAGE